The following proteins come from a genomic window of Polaribacter dokdonensis:
- a CDS encoding HNH endonuclease domain-containing protein, with protein sequence MELPFDKNISVSKLVSIFRSTSATYKFYWFWAILEAIESGKKTITKREIFARMISLSWYTVNYFKVSFGKQDVIQSAVEQIKELESLSIDSSQEHILSTLLITKNKETVSLLNHFDNNVPHKFLSPWLGSGSKSEIYDKSNDKFESVPYRLEKEYIEISDKWLPYFKVHIAFLKTYCYWNLTLFLQSRNPNVPDIPNKINRPIQRGSLSIHKTRFWDLVINEIGAVNCIYTNKTLKKGGYAVEHFIPYQFVAHDLMWNLIPADSSFNSKKSDKLPKFDDYFDSFYEIQKMGFDIIKTLRPKNKFLEHYLPLFPDQIFEKNKFEDHIRPMLSIAHNNGFQYLEI encoded by the coding sequence ATGGAACTACCTTTTGACAAAAACATCTCAGTATCTAAGTTAGTTTCTATATTTAGAAGTACGAGTGCTACCTATAAGTTTTACTGGTTTTGGGCTATTCTTGAAGCTATAGAATCAGGTAAAAAAACAATTACAAAAAGAGAAATATTTGCTAGAATGATTTCTTTGTCTTGGTACACAGTCAATTATTTTAAAGTTTCATTTGGTAAACAAGATGTAATACAAAGTGCTGTAGAGCAAATTAAAGAATTAGAAAGTTTAAGTATTGATTCTTCTCAAGAACATATACTTTCTACTTTATTAATTACTAAAAATAAAGAAACAGTATCGCTACTAAATCATTTTGATAATAATGTACCACATAAGTTTTTAAGTCCTTGGTTAGGCTCAGGTAGTAAATCTGAAATTTATGATAAATCAAATGATAAATTTGAATCTGTTCCATATAGATTAGAAAAAGAATACATTGAAATTTCAGATAAATGGTTGCCTTATTTTAAGGTTCACATTGCATTCTTAAAAACTTATTGTTATTGGAATCTAACCCTTTTTCTACAATCAAGAAACCCAAATGTACCAGACATACCTAACAAAATCAATAGACCTATTCAAAGAGGTAGTTTGAGCATCCATAAAACAAGATTTTGGGATTTAGTAATCAATGAAATTGGAGCGGTTAATTGTATATATACTAATAAAACTTTAAAAAAGGGAGGATATGCTGTAGAGCACTTTATACCCTATCAATTTGTTGCTCATGATTTAATGTGGAATTTAATTCCTGCTGATAGTAGTTTTAACTCTAAAAAAAGCGATAAGCTTCCTAAATTTGATGATTATTTTGATTCCTTTTATGAAATACAAAAAATGGGTTTTGATATTATAAAAACACTGAGACCAAAAAATAAATTTTTAGAACATTACCTTCCTTTATTTCCTGATCAAATATTTGAAAAAAATAAATTTGAAGATCACATAAGACCTATGCTAAGCATAGCCCATAATAATGGGTTTCAATATTTAGAAATATGA
- a CDS encoding HIT family protein, whose product MIDFNQIPKERIIFKNELFFIIKDQFPVSPGHLLIISKGIKKDFFELSLEEKEKLPKMIDKAKQLIKQEYNPDGYNIGMNCGDSAGQTIFHFHCHIIPRYKGDMDNPRGGVRGVIPSKRKY is encoded by the coding sequence ATGATTGATTTTAACCAAATCCCAAAGGAGAGAATTATTTTTAAAAATGAATTATTCTTTATTATTAAAGATCAATTTCCAGTTTCTCCAGGTCATCTTTTGATAATTTCTAAGGGAATCAAAAAGGATTTCTTTGAATTATCCTTAGAAGAAAAAGAGAAACTTCCTAAAATGATAGATAAAGCAAAACAGCTAATAAAACAAGAATATAATCCTGACGGCTATAATATTGGTATGAATTGTGGAGATTCTGCGGGGCAAACTATATTTCATTTTCATTGCCATATTATTCCAAGATATAAGGGTGATATGGATAATCCACGTGGAGGTGTAAGAGGTGTAATACCTTCAAAAAGGAAGTACTAG
- a CDS encoding CBASS cGAMP synthase: MDNLFFQVLKNIIDGMIIHQLTEDTPLKINNMANCNKLFLDFNDKLKLTSSKIRRMITARENIKTKIAEYFKDKSKYSFSGTWIQGSYKMDTIIRTNEDTCDMDLGVYFKSVDSEVTTATVMDHVFKAVENVTSTTPSKKSKCIRVIYKDDFHIDIPVYHYNSEEHNHPKLATRYNGWEESDPKDFYVWFNEKSEDLPQMKRIVKYLKAWSDNKKGKFPSGLAFTIWAVKHLELNDRDDVALYEVLKKIKNDIDYSWFLPMPVTPFDDVCKKLSDQQKSNFKDALKAFIDDAKDALESKNQLEASKLWQAHLGDRFSDGADEDTDAKEAALRRISEKVLASNAYSQRSGVLNDDTLGVKNKPHTNYGG; encoded by the coding sequence ATGGACAATCTATTCTTTCAAGTATTAAAAAATATAATAGATGGAATGATTATTCATCAATTAACAGAAGATACACCTTTAAAAATAAATAATATGGCAAACTGTAATAAATTGTTTTTAGATTTTAACGATAAATTAAAATTAACATCTTCAAAAATTAGAAGAATGATAACTGCAAGAGAAAATATTAAAACTAAAATCGCGGAATACTTTAAAGATAAATCCAAGTATAGTTTTTCCGGAACTTGGATACAAGGTTCATATAAAATGGATACTATAATCCGTACAAATGAAGATACTTGTGATATGGATTTAGGTGTGTATTTTAAATCCGTTGATTCAGAAGTAACCACTGCTACTGTAATGGATCATGTTTTCAAAGCAGTTGAAAATGTAACGTCTACAACACCTTCTAAAAAAAGTAAGTGTATTAGGGTTATATACAAGGATGATTTTCATATTGATATACCAGTATATCATTACAATTCAGAGGAACATAATCACCCAAAACTAGCAACACGTTACAATGGTTGGGAGGAAAGCGACCCAAAAGATTTCTATGTTTGGTTTAACGAGAAAAGTGAAGATTTACCTCAAATGAAACGGATTGTTAAGTATTTAAAAGCATGGTCAGATAATAAAAAAGGGAAGTTTCCTTCTGGTTTGGCCTTTACTATTTGGGCAGTAAAACATTTAGAATTAAATGATAGAGATGATGTAGCCTTATATGAGGTACTTAAAAAAATAAAAAATGATATAGATTATAGTTGGTTCTTGCCAATGCCTGTAACACCATTCGATGATGTTTGTAAAAAGCTTTCAGATCAACAAAAATCTAATTTTAAAGATGCTTTAAAAGCTTTCATTGATGATGCAAAAGATGCTTTAGAATCTAAAAATCAACTGGAGGCTAGTAAGTTGTGGCAGGCACATCTTGGTGATAGATTCTCAGATGGTGCTGATGAGGATACAGATGCCAAAGAAGCTGCTTTACGCCGTATATCAGAGAAAGTTTTAGCAAGTAATGCTTACTCACAACGTTCAGGAGTTTTAAATGATGATACTTTAGGAGTTAAAAATAAACCTCATACTAATTATGGTGGTTAA
- a CDS encoding CBASS cGAMP-activated phospholipase: protein MSNNKFKILSIDGGGIRGVFPARFLSKLEADLKSPIAENFDLICGTSTGGILALALALKIPASDIEKLYVENRKLIFPPFYRRWRLGLNRAKYNNKKLEDLIRNKFKKANNDIEPLIADLYTRVCITGYDLINAKPKVFKTPHKDDYYTDLHIPAYQVAMATSAAPTYFNPYSSNYLIGDDNLKEEFLMRVDGGVFANNPALIGLTEAHCSLGIPYADIELYSIGTGQSTYNETRSKICYGLFNKPFGAKYWISKIRILDLMMQAQSRHVHDLCIIFSGGTGNIKSKVFEYYRIQQEFLGFKIAMDSNKKNKLEKLMFMASNKYQLHGQSILSSIKKYNRWNDYSSINRRYTFKNK, encoded by the coding sequence ATGAGTAATAATAAATTTAAAATTTTAAGTATTGATGGTGGTGGTATTAGAGGTGTTTTTCCTGCAAGATTTTTATCAAAATTAGAAGCTGATTTAAAGTCTCCAATAGCAGAAAATTTCGATTTAATCTGTGGTACTTCTACAGGAGGTATTCTAGCTCTAGCTCTAGCTCTTAAAATACCTGCTTCAGATATTGAAAAACTTTATGTAGAGAATAGGAAATTAATTTTTCCCCCTTTTTATAGGAGGTGGCGATTAGGTCTAAATAGGGCAAAATATAATAATAAGAAACTTGAAGACCTTATTAGAAATAAGTTTAAGAAAGCTAATAATGATATAGAACCTCTAATAGCAGATTTATATACAAGAGTTTGTATTACAGGTTATGATTTAATCAATGCCAAACCAAAAGTTTTCAAAACCCCTCATAAAGATGATTATTACACAGATTTACATATTCCTGCTTATCAAGTAGCTATGGCAACTTCAGCGGCACCAACTTATTTTAATCCTTATTCGAGTAATTATTTAATAGGTGATGATAATCTTAAAGAAGAATTTTTAATGCGTGTTGACGGTGGTGTATTTGCAAATAATCCAGCTTTAATTGGATTAACTGAAGCGCATTGCTCATTGGGCATTCCATATGCGGATATTGAGTTGTACTCAATAGGTACTGGTCAATCAACTTACAATGAAACAAGGTCTAAAATATGTTATGGCCTATTTAATAAACCATTTGGTGCAAAATATTGGATATCAAAAATTAGAATTTTAGACTTAATGATGCAGGCACAATCAAGGCATGTACATGATTTATGTATCATATTTTCAGGTGGGACTGGTAATATAAAAAGTAAAGTTTTTGAATACTATCGAATACAACAAGAGTTCCTTGGTTTTAAAATTGCTATGGATTCAAATAAAAAAAATAAGCTAGAAAAACTAATGTTTATGGCTAGTAATAAATATCAACTACATGGACAATCTATTCTTTCAAGTATTAAAAAATATAATAGATGGAATGATTATTCATCAATTAACAGAAGATACACCTTTAAAAATAAATAA
- a CDS encoding restriction endonuclease subunit S, giving the protein MENMLPKNWVETDLKSFCFSIKDKGEIGVIPYLEIGAVNVFDKKYQLLSEKPSVKGNRLAIKNDILVSRVRPTRGAIVMVNEDVLNVSSAFTILRSINKTSSKLLFYFLSYNKDFLNFLGDKCTGTMYPTVSETELLKFQFYLPPLFLQQRIVTKLEVLFGHLDSLKTRLNHMPQILKNFRQALLTQAVTGKLTEEWRVGKELEDASINVNLGSYLTEIKYGTSKKSDYGVDGMPILRIPNIKDGEIDTSDLKFSILDEKEYQKVLLKKGDVLIIRSNGSISIVGKTAIVRHQKEMGYAGYLVRLRSGEKLNSEYLNYMLSSPNLRRQIEEKARSTSGVNNINTTEIKELKINVFDIKEQTEIVKRVEHLFAKADAIEAQYQSLKTKIDSLPQAILAKAFKGELVEQLDTDGDAKELLAEIQKLKAAAQPIKKKRATRKQKV; this is encoded by the coding sequence ATGGAGAATATGTTACCAAAAAACTGGGTTGAAACTGATTTAAAATCATTTTGCTTTTCTATAAAAGATAAGGGGGAAATAGGAGTTATACCTTATTTAGAAATTGGAGCAGTTAATGTTTTTGATAAAAAATATCAACTTCTTTCAGAAAAACCTTCAGTCAAGGGAAATAGACTTGCTATAAAAAATGATATTTTAGTTTCTAGGGTTAGACCAACTAGAGGTGCAATTGTTATGGTAAATGAGGATGTATTAAATGTTTCATCTGCTTTTACAATTTTACGCAGTATAAATAAAACTTCAAGTAAATTACTTTTTTACTTTCTATCTTATAATAAAGATTTTTTAAATTTTCTTGGGGATAAATGCACTGGTACAATGTATCCAACTGTTTCAGAAACTGAACTTTTGAAGTTTCAATTTTACTTACCACCATTGTTTTTACAACAACGCATTGTTACCAAGTTAGAGGTGTTATTTGGGCATTTAGACAGTCTTAAAACCCGTTTAAACCACATGCCACAAATCCTTAAAAACTTTAGACAAGCGTTATTAACTCAAGCAGTAACTGGCAAACTTACTGAAGAATGGCGTGTTGGAAAGGAGTTGGAGGATGCTTCAATCAATGTTAATCTAGGGAGTTATTTAACAGAAATAAAATATGGAACATCAAAGAAATCAGATTATGGCGTTGATGGAATGCCAATTTTAAGAATACCTAATATTAAAGACGGTGAAATTGACACATCAGATTTGAAATTTTCAATACTTGATGAGAAAGAGTATCAAAAAGTACTTTTAAAAAAAGGAGATGTTTTAATTATTCGATCAAATGGAAGCATTTCAATTGTAGGTAAAACAGCGATAGTTAGACATCAAAAAGAGATGGGATATGCTGGCTATTTGGTAAGATTAAGGTCTGGAGAAAAACTAAATTCAGAATATCTAAATTATATGCTTTCAAGTCCTAATTTAAGAAGACAGATTGAAGAAAAGGCGCGTTCAACAAGTGGTGTAAATAATATTAATACAACTGAAATTAAAGAATTAAAAATTAATGTTTTTGATATAAAAGAACAAACTGAAATCGTAAAAAGAGTAGAACATTTATTTGCCAAAGCAGATGCTATAGAAGCCCAATACCAAAGCCTAAAAACAAAAATAGACAGCTTACCACAGGCTATTTTAGCCAAAGCTTTTAAAGGCGAGTTGGTAGAGCAATTAGATACAGACGGAGATGCTAAAGAGTTGTTGGCAGAAATACAAAAGTTAAAAGCAGCTGCACAACCGATAAAGAAAAAAAGGGCTACTCGTAAACAGAAAGTATAA
- a CDS encoding N-6 DNA methylase: MALSTQEIVNKLWNLCNVLRDDGITYHQYLNELTFILFLKMAEETDYNDKLPEGYRWEDLKQKEGIELATFYRKLLLHLGTESKGKIQKIYNNAQTSIQEPANLRKIIKHIDELDWFEAKDEGLGEMYEGLLEKNASEKKSGAGQYFTPRPLINVMVRLMDPKVGERLNDPSCGTYGFMIAAHHHILENNDIYSLNEAQNIHLQTEQYSGCELVGDTHRLAMMNAFLHGMGGNIALGDSLSSFGETVKNKDLVLANPPFGTKKGGDRPTRTDLVYPTSNKQLNFLQGIYRSLHTRGGARAAVVLPDNVLFEDGDGQNVRKDLMEKCNLHTILRLPTGIFYAAGVKTNVLFFDRGKTDKQNTKEVWFYDMRTNMPKFGKRTPFTESYFADFEKAYTAKDRNKIKDERFSCISREVIGKKNDSLDLGLIADDRIIKAEDIGEPIDIAKEALTELTSITQELNAIIKALH; the protein is encoded by the coding sequence ATGGCATTAAGCACACAAGAAATAGTAAACAAACTTTGGAATCTCTGTAACGTATTAAGAGACGATGGTATTACCTATCACCAATACTTAAACGAATTGACCTTTATTCTGTTTTTAAAAATGGCAGAAGAAACCGATTATAATGATAAACTGCCAGAAGGCTATAGATGGGAAGACCTAAAACAAAAAGAAGGTATTGAACTCGCTACATTTTACCGAAAATTATTGTTGCATTTAGGCACAGAAAGTAAAGGTAAAATTCAAAAGATATACAACAACGCACAAACTAGTATACAAGAACCAGCCAACCTGCGTAAAATTATAAAGCATATAGACGAGCTAGATTGGTTCGAAGCCAAAGATGAAGGTTTAGGCGAAATGTACGAAGGCTTACTAGAAAAAAATGCCAGCGAAAAGAAATCTGGAGCAGGCCAATACTTTACTCCAAGACCTTTAATAAATGTGATGGTGCGTTTAATGGACCCTAAAGTGGGCGAGCGTTTAAACGACCCAAGTTGTGGTACCTACGGATTTATGATTGCTGCACATCATCATATTTTAGAAAACAATGATATTTACAGCTTAAATGAAGCGCAAAACATCCATTTGCAAACCGAACAATATTCTGGCTGCGAATTGGTAGGCGATACACATCGTTTGGCAATGATGAACGCCTTTTTACACGGAATGGGTGGTAATATTGCTTTGGGAGATTCTTTAAGTTCTTTTGGTGAAACTGTAAAAAACAAAGATTTGGTGTTGGCAAACCCACCTTTTGGAACCAAAAAAGGAGGAGACAGACCCACCAGAACAGATTTGGTTTATCCAACTTCTAACAAGCAATTGAATTTTTTACAAGGTATTTACAGAAGCTTACATACTAGAGGTGGTGCAAGAGCTGCTGTAGTATTGCCAGATAATGTGTTGTTTGAAGATGGAGATGGGCAAAACGTACGTAAAGATTTAATGGAAAAATGCAATCTACATACCATTTTGCGTTTGCCAACAGGTATCTTTTACGCAGCAGGTGTAAAAACCAACGTATTGTTTTTTGATCGTGGCAAAACCGACAAACAAAATACCAAAGAAGTGTGGTTTTACGATATGCGTACCAATATGCCAAAATTTGGAAAACGCACACCTTTTACTGAAAGTTATTTTGCAGATTTTGAAAAAGCCTATACAGCCAAAGATCGTAACAAAATAAAAGACGAACGCTTTAGCTGCATAAGCAGAGAAGTTATTGGAAAAAAGAACGACTCTTTAGACTTAGGTTTAATTGCTGATGATAGGATTATCAAAGCCGAAGACATTGGAGAACCTATAGATATTGCCAAAGAAGCCTTAACCGAATTAACCAGCATTACTCAAGAGTTGAATGCCATAATAAAAGCATTACACTAG
- a CDS encoding DEAD/DEAH box helicase, with translation MNQFKAGYILSSVKKVLTTYVKNENNSFFNALELDGLFKTLSVFDVASVFELATPENPNSILAVAHNIVTRGELTFASPFIESKISEALQVTKNCKREHVIEYEFIKEIDVQSIFNALHPIDSRFKNRKENLYYEDLDSGFEKDFLSKYIKNRDAHISFMLQHQRKRNTLGASDNNEGRVDFSFEIPYLNERKKLNRYKTETNIKNSKVYVIEIDGKKYHDKLIDDLKDLEVNNFNTNIQHVTEDNLFNDIDALIDKLSSEKYVKLVKSNFNTPIQDLIETYSLIHTPISIARIQKVLLLYLLNNPNLEKLDLAILERDVPCAQLAIIDLLQTLNNLSDLSSKDDYKVPKINLTVFTSEEFKNSPLHFGKEHSLIESCNSKQYDLVIDVASLSKSNTIDYKTVLNSNNVIEIRNCHFKNKNTINQVISAKSITYIDFVKSLDNELFEDIPEAKEKLEYFVQLIFRKNKFRVGQLPILNRALKNKSVIGLLPTGGGKSLTYQLAAMLQPGITIVVDPIRSLMQDQYDGLLKMGIDKAAFINSSLGPGERRYNQSVLFPSGQLQFVFVSPERFVIHDFRDLLSKTNANNHFFSFAVIDEVHCVSEWGHDFRTPYLNLGENVTKYTKTKSNESIPIFGLTATASFDVLADIERELKIPNDDGDALVRYENSIRNEINYQVVPVLFNIDFIKATKNGLSRQEIGYRKQEEISKLISKNDNLLLEEFNNETSLNKILTRAYNDYLPDSQKVKGKVFHLEKDYIEIQKKTLSLSKDDDFGKFQNKKYKEGTVVFCPHKNGAIGVFGVKSSFENDNGNDVGYFVGAGDGSDRKKLDEESFRNLEAFQENEQNIMVATKAFGMGIDKANVRKTIHINPPSSIESFVQEAGRAGRDGKLSLSSILISTTEEEVNDNGILKIETEIGKDDKEVLEWFHRNSFKGKLKERQAIFELRSKIHFPNTTKFVQLQNEVNLEFSHFPIKLSWSKGHDSFFVNTLDTGDYIGVFNLKWGKFYPNKKDITHNEISQEIGSYILNKINILPEKPKNLYKYLSESVVNEDESTGIEKAFENMVIGEEKEIRIPFTNKFYPPFTTREYQGNKFDQINQNLSALFQAYKEPYETIYNTGNNQTPVKSFSDFLIQHFKNGSAQSLCDDLMLSDEKAIQDTMRKYFTPRSEEDTAKAIYRMISIGIIDDYTVDYANKLYKVKIVKKETETYFDNLSYLLTRYVSDVYAVNEVRKLKEQYGAQIESNKLTVISVCVKYLTDFVYDKIAEKRKQAINDIINMCELALTKKDVFSQTEIIKDEIFYYFNAKYSRRENFADVIRNKKGKEIRTKIPASLIADKEKGVLPDVLIKKYIDLMQDDVSASFKNNIKHLRGACMRMLRVNPDSYLFKMLKSYTLFILSDITPALLDQAINELYEGILAWYKEPDQDALESTLDYIRQELINQIKNKDIHNKYEQTIVAANLEYYSNWTKEFTDKFTEQL, from the coding sequence ATGAATCAGTTTAAAGCAGGTTATATTCTTTCTTCGGTCAAAAAAGTATTGACTACTTATGTCAAAAATGAAAATAATTCTTTTTTTAATGCATTAGAATTAGATGGTCTTTTTAAAACCTTAAGTGTTTTTGATGTTGCATCTGTGTTTGAATTAGCAACGCCAGAGAATCCTAATTCAATACTAGCAGTAGCTCACAACATAGTTACTAGAGGTGAACTAACATTCGCCAGTCCATTTATAGAGAGTAAAATATCAGAAGCCTTACAAGTAACTAAAAATTGTAAGAGGGAGCATGTTATAGAGTACGAATTTATAAAAGAAATTGATGTTCAGAGTATTTTTAATGCTTTACACCCAATAGATTCCAGGTTTAAAAACAGAAAAGAAAATTTATATTATGAAGACTTAGATAGTGGCTTTGAAAAAGATTTCTTATCAAAATACATCAAAAATCGTGATGCTCATATTTCATTTATGTTACAGCATCAAAGAAAACGAAATACACTAGGTGCATCTGATAACAATGAAGGGCGTGTTGATTTTAGTTTCGAAATACCATATTTAAATGAACGAAAAAAACTTAATAGATATAAAACTGAAACCAATATTAAAAATAGTAAAGTCTATGTAATCGAAATTGATGGTAAGAAATACCACGATAAATTAATTGATGATCTTAAAGATTTAGAAGTAAATAACTTTAATACAAATATACAGCATGTTACAGAGGATAATTTATTTAATGATATTGATGCTCTAATCGATAAACTATCCTCGGAAAAATATGTTAAGCTAGTTAAATCTAATTTTAATACTCCAATACAAGACTTAATTGAAACATATTCTTTAATCCATACACCTATATCTATAGCTCGGATACAAAAAGTATTACTACTCTACTTGTTAAATAATCCCAATTTAGAAAAACTTGATTTAGCCATACTAGAAAGAGATGTCCCATGCGCCCAATTAGCAATAATTGATCTATTACAAACTTTAAATAATCTCAGCGATCTATCATCCAAAGATGATTATAAGGTTCCTAAAATTAACCTAACTGTATTTACGTCTGAAGAATTTAAAAACAGCCCTTTACATTTTGGTAAAGAGCATAGTTTAATAGAAAGTTGTAATTCAAAACAGTATGATTTAGTTATCGATGTCGCATCATTAAGTAAATCTAATACCATTGATTACAAAACAGTTTTAAATAGTAATAATGTAATCGAAATTCGAAATTGTCACTTTAAAAACAAGAACACTATAAATCAGGTAATTTCGGCAAAATCGATAACATATATTGATTTTGTAAAATCTTTAGATAATGAATTATTTGAGGATATTCCTGAAGCAAAAGAAAAATTAGAGTATTTCGTACAATTAATTTTTAGAAAAAATAAATTTAGGGTTGGGCAACTACCAATTTTAAATAGAGCCTTAAAAAACAAATCGGTTATTGGTTTATTGCCAACAGGTGGTGGTAAATCATTAACCTATCAATTAGCAGCAATGTTACAACCAGGTATTACCATTGTGGTAGATCCTATTCGTTCTTTAATGCAAGATCAATATGATGGTCTTTTAAAAATGGGAATAGATAAAGCTGCTTTTATAAATTCATCATTAGGTCCTGGAGAACGTCGTTATAATCAATCTGTTTTATTTCCATCTGGTCAGTTACAATTTGTTTTTGTTTCGCCTGAACGTTTTGTTATTCATGATTTTAGAGACTTACTAAGCAAAACGAATGCGAATAATCACTTTTTTTCTTTTGCGGTTATAGATGAAGTGCATTGTGTAAGCGAATGGGGCCATGATTTTAGAACACCTTATTTGAATTTAGGTGAAAATGTCACAAAGTATACTAAGACTAAATCTAATGAATCGATACCAATATTTGGATTAACAGCAACAGCCTCTTTTGATGTTTTAGCAGATATTGAAAGAGAACTTAAAATACCAAATGATGACGGTGATGCATTGGTTAGGTATGAAAATTCAATAAGAAATGAAATTAATTATCAGGTAGTCCCGGTTTTATTTAATATTGATTTTATAAAAGCAACAAAAAATGGTTTAAGTCGCCAAGAAATTGGATATAGAAAGCAAGAAGAAATCTCAAAATTAATATCAAAAAACGATAATTTATTACTTGAGGAATTTAATAATGAGACCAGTTTAAATAAAATCCTTACCAGAGCTTACAATGATTATTTACCAGATAGTCAAAAAGTAAAAGGGAAGGTATTTCATCTTGAAAAAGATTATATTGAAATTCAAAAGAAGACGCTAAGTCTTAGTAAAGATGATGATTTTGGTAAATTTCAAAACAAAAAATATAAAGAAGGAACTGTAGTTTTTTGCCCACATAAAAATGGTGCAATTGGTGTTTTTGGTGTTAAAAGTAGTTTTGAAAATGACAATGGTAATGATGTCGGTTATTTTGTTGGTGCAGGTGATGGGTCTGATAGAAAAAAGTTAGATGAGGAATCGTTTAGGAATTTAGAGGCTTTCCAAGAAAACGAACAAAATATTATGGTCGCAACTAAAGCATTTGGTATGGGTATAGACAAAGCAAATGTTCGAAAAACCATACATATTAATCCTCCTTCTTCTATCGAGTCTTTTGTCCAAGAGGCTGGAAGAGCTGGTAGAGATGGTAAATTATCGCTATCATCAATATTAATTTCTACTACAGAGGAAGAAGTTAATGATAATGGAATTTTAAAAATTGAGACTGAAATAGGGAAGGACGATAAAGAAGTTCTAGAGTGGTTTCATCGCAATTCATTTAAAGGAAAGTTAAAAGAACGACAGGCAATATTCGAACTAAGAAGTAAAATTCATTTTCCTAATACCACTAAGTTTGTACAATTACAAAATGAGGTGAACCTTGAGTTTTCTCATTTTCCAATTAAGTTAAGCTGGTCTAAGGGGCATGATAGCTTTTTCGTAAACACTCTTGACACAGGAGATTATATTGGTGTTTTTAACTTAAAATGGGGTAAATTTTACCCAAACAAAAAAGACATAACTCATAATGAAATCTCCCAGGAAATTGGAAGTTATATATTAAATAAAATAAATATACTCCCCGAAAAACCAAAAAATCTATACAAGTATTTGTCTGAATCTGTTGTGAATGAAGACGAAAGTACCGGAATAGAAAAGGCTTTTGAAAATATGGTTATAGGGGAAGAAAAAGAAATTCGTATTCCTTTTACAAACAAATTTTATCCCCCATTCACAACCAGGGAGTATCAAGGCAATAAATTTGACCAAATCAACCAAAACCTTAGTGCTTTATTTCAAGCTTATAAGGAACCTTATGAAACTATTTATAATACAGGAAATAATCAAACTCCTGTGAAATCGTTCTCTGACTTTCTAATTCAACATTTTAAAAATGGGAGTGCTCAATCATTGTGTGATGATTTAATGTTATCAGATGAAAAGGCGATTCAAGATACAATGAGAAAATACTTTACTCCAAGAAGTGAAGAAGATACTGCCAAAGCTATTTATAGAATGATTTCCATCGGTATTATTGATGATTATACAGTGGATTATGCTAATAAATTGTATAAAGTAAAAATAGTAAAAAAAGAAACAGAAACTTACTTTGATAATTTATCTTATTTATTAACACGTTATGTTTCAGATGTATATGCGGTTAATGAGGTTCGAAAACTGAAAGAGCAATATGGCGCTCAAATTGAATCAAACAAATTAACTGTTATAAGCGTTTGTGTAAAGTATTTAACTGATTTTGTATATGATAAAATTGCTGAGAAAAGAAAGCAAGCAATTAATGATATCATTAATATGTGTGAATTAGCACTAACAAAAAAAGATGTTTTTTCACAAACAGAAATAATTAAAGATGAGATATTTTATTACTTCAATGCTAAATATTCTAGACGAGAGAATTTTGCTGATGTAATTAGGAATAAAAAAGGTAAAGAGATCCGCACTAAAATTCCGGCTTCTTTAATTGCGGATAAAGAAAAAGGTGTTCTACCTGACGTTTTGATAAAAAAATATATCGACTTAATGCAAGATGATGTCTCTGCAAGCTTTAAAAATAATATAAAGCATTTAAGAGGTGCTTGTATGCGTATGTTAAGGGTTAATCCTGACAGTTACTTGTTTAAAATGTTAAAGAGTTATACCTTATTTATTTTGTCTGACATAACTCCTGCTTTATTGGATCAAGCTATAAATGAATTATATGAAGGTATTTTGGCGTGGTACAAAGAGCCTGATCAAGATGCACTAGAATCTACCTTAGATTATATTAGACAAGAATTAATAAATCAGATTAAGAATAAAGATATACATAATAAATACGAGCAAACAATTGTTGCAGCTAATTTGGAATATTATTCAAATTGGACTAAAGAATTTACCGACAAATTTACAGAACAACTATAA